A portion of the Stigmatella aurantiaca DW4/3-1 genome contains these proteins:
- a CDS encoding inorganic diphosphatase, translating into MSPEPKLFSLQELPSKPEVLIESPRWSMVKRRVDGSVDFVSPLPCPYNYGCIPHLLSDDGDPLDAVVLGPRLSRGQRLLVRTVGVVDFLDAGRGDPKVICCDGPFGPRDRAGLELFFSTYAHFKRALHRTRGQLADTRFRGWLLEPAGEARGE; encoded by the coding sequence ATGTCCCCCGAGCCCAAGCTGTTTTCGCTGCAGGAGCTTCCGAGCAAGCCCGAGGTGCTCATCGAGTCTCCGCGCTGGTCGATGGTGAAGCGGCGGGTGGACGGGAGCGTCGACTTCGTCTCGCCCCTGCCGTGCCCTTACAACTACGGCTGCATCCCCCACCTGCTCTCGGACGATGGAGACCCCTTGGATGCCGTGGTCCTGGGGCCGCGCCTGTCCCGGGGGCAGCGGCTGCTTGTCCGCACGGTGGGGGTGGTGGACTTCCTCGACGCGGGCCGGGGGGACCCCAAGGTCATCTGTTGCGACGGGCCCTTTGGCCCCCGGGACCGGGCAGGCCTGGAGCTGTTTTTCAGTACCTATGCCCACTTCAAGAGGGCCCTCCATCGCACGCGGGGTCAGCTGGCCGACACCCGCTTCCGAGGGTGGCTCCTGGAACCGGCCGGGGAGGCACGGGGCGAGTGA
- the def gene encoding peptide deformylase, producing the protein MVREILIWPHPVLKQKARPVAKVDDAVRALVKDMFETMYAADGVGLAAPQVGILQRIIVLDTTPRQPDSKPLAMINPEIVGMEGATTYTEGCLSIPGEAEDVDRAAIVTVKFLDVDGQEQTLTCDDLLAIAVQHETDHLDGTVFVDHVSSLKREIIRKRMKRLKTERETRPSV; encoded by the coding sequence ATGGTTCGCGAGATTCTGATCTGGCCCCACCCCGTTCTGAAGCAGAAGGCCCGGCCTGTCGCCAAGGTGGACGATGCCGTCCGCGCCCTGGTGAAGGACATGTTCGAGACGATGTATGCCGCCGACGGCGTGGGCCTCGCGGCGCCGCAGGTGGGCATCCTTCAACGCATCATCGTTCTGGACACCACGCCCCGGCAGCCGGACTCCAAGCCCCTCGCGATGATCAACCCGGAGATCGTCGGAATGGAGGGCGCGACGACCTACACGGAAGGCTGCCTGTCCATCCCCGGCGAGGCCGAGGATGTGGACCGCGCCGCCATCGTCACCGTGAAGTTCCTGGACGTGGACGGCCAGGAGCAGACGCTCACCTGTGATGACCTGCTGGCCATCGCGGTGCAGCACGAGACGGACCACCTGGATGGCACCGTCTTCGTGGACCACGTCTCCTCGCTCAAGCGGGAAATCATCCGCAAGCGCATGAAGCGCCTCAAGACCGAGCGCGAGACGCGCCCGTCGGTCTAG
- the nth gene encoding endonuclease III: MGRESTEARRQRAVKVLDLLEKEMPDARIELDHRTPLELLVAVILSAQCTDKRVNLVTPALFQRFPDARAYAEAQPQDVEPYIQTCGLYRAKAKNIVAAAQALVHEHGSEVPRSREALEQLPGVGRKTAGVVCIHLGGDTAFPVDTHVNRLANRLGFTRHHHPDKVEDDLQALLPSERWRMGHQLLVWHGRRTCFARSPACERCVVAGLCPKLGVKQAKARPTGASRARS; the protein is encoded by the coding sequence GTGGGACGCGAATCGACAGAGGCGAGGCGGCAGCGCGCGGTGAAGGTGCTGGACCTGCTGGAAAAGGAGATGCCGGACGCACGCATCGAGTTGGACCACCGCACCCCCCTGGAGCTGCTGGTGGCGGTCATCCTGTCCGCGCAATGCACGGACAAGCGGGTGAACCTCGTGACCCCCGCCCTCTTCCAGCGGTTCCCCGACGCGCGGGCCTATGCCGAGGCCCAGCCCCAGGACGTCGAGCCGTACATCCAGACGTGCGGCCTGTACCGGGCCAAGGCGAAGAACATCGTCGCGGCGGCCCAGGCGCTGGTGCACGAGCACGGCTCGGAGGTGCCGCGCTCCCGGGAGGCGCTGGAGCAACTGCCGGGCGTGGGCCGCAAGACGGCGGGGGTGGTGTGCATCCACCTGGGAGGAGACACGGCGTTTCCGGTGGATACCCATGTGAACCGGCTGGCGAACCGGCTGGGCTTCACCCGGCACCACCATCCGGACAAGGTGGAGGACGATCTCCAGGCCTTGCTCCCCTCCGAGCGGTGGAGGATGGGCCACCAACTGCTCGTCTGGCATGGCCGACGCACGTGCTTTGCGCGCTCACCCGCCTGCGAGCGCTGTGTCGTGGCCGGGCTGTGCCCAAAGCTCGGGGTGAAACAGGCGAAGGCTAGACCGACGGGCGCGTCTCGCGCTCGGTCTTGA
- the ltaE gene encoding low-specificity L-threonine aldolase translates to MKPIDFRSDTVTRPTAGMRRAMLEAEVGDDVYGEDPTVNRLEERVAGQLGLEAALFVPSGTQSNQIAMGLHCRPGDEVITEAGSHILQYEGGALSALWGVQPQPLPGEHGLLSPEQVSAAVRTENIHAPRSRLLSLENTHNRSGGTVWPLERFREVVAAGRRAGLAVHLDGARLFNAQVATGTPAADWAKLTDTTSVCFSKGLGAPVGSALVGSAALIQEGRRLRKRLGGGMRQAGMLAAAALYALDHHVERLAEDHAHTRRLAVGLAELPGVKVDLARVETNILLVEFARPSQEMVPRLAARGLLVNATGPHSVRLVCHLDVSASDIDEALSRFRRSVES, encoded by the coding sequence ATGAAACCCATCGACTTTCGCTCTGACACTGTGACCCGGCCGACGGCCGGCATGCGTCGCGCCATGCTCGAGGCCGAAGTGGGGGATGACGTCTACGGAGAGGACCCCACGGTCAACCGGCTCGAGGAGCGGGTGGCCGGGCAACTGGGGCTGGAGGCGGCCCTCTTCGTCCCCTCGGGGACCCAGTCGAATCAGATCGCCATGGGGTTGCACTGCCGGCCGGGAGACGAGGTCATCACCGAGGCCGGCAGCCACATCCTCCAGTACGAGGGGGGCGCGCTGTCGGCGCTCTGGGGCGTCCAGCCCCAGCCTCTGCCCGGCGAGCACGGCCTGCTGTCTCCCGAGCAGGTGTCGGCGGCGGTTCGCACGGAGAACATCCACGCGCCGCGCTCCCGGCTCCTGTCGCTGGAGAACACCCATAACCGGAGTGGCGGGACGGTGTGGCCGCTGGAGCGCTTTCGCGAGGTGGTGGCGGCGGGCCGCCGGGCGGGCCTGGCCGTGCACTTGGATGGGGCGCGCCTGTTCAACGCGCAGGTGGCCACGGGCACCCCCGCCGCGGACTGGGCGAAGCTGACGGACACCACCTCCGTGTGCTTCTCCAAGGGGCTGGGAGCCCCGGTGGGCTCGGCCCTGGTGGGCTCGGCGGCGCTGATTCAGGAAGGCCGGCGGCTGCGCAAGCGGCTGGGCGGAGGGATGCGGCAGGCAGGCATGCTCGCCGCCGCGGCCCTGTATGCGCTGGATCACCACGTGGAGCGCCTCGCGGAGGACCATGCGCACACGCGCCGTCTGGCCGTGGGGCTGGCGGAGTTGCCGGGCGTGAAGGTGGACCTGGCCCGGGTGGAGACCAACATCCTGCTGGTGGAGTTCGCCCGGCCCTCCCAGGAGATGGTCCCGCGGTTGGCGGCACGGGGGCTTCTCGTCAATGCCACGGGGCCCCATTCGGTGCGGCTGGTGTGCCACCTGGATGTGTCTGCATCCGACATCGACGAGGCGCTCTCCCGCTTCCGCCGGAGCGTGGAATCGTGA
- a CDS encoding M23 family metallopeptidase has product MFRPAALALVALSAACATPRADKVSFEEAFGSASTSPPADAALPAPVRRPKRMLAAPGAELPSARKSLELEAALAFFVDQARAYRRQVERGSPMTSSQVQNWEQINGALDAFLERPAAKTSSLDVVRARVTLESELAEDARTYGDIPPELAEAVMSRVSLLAVRMTEVRGLLVKSSRQAPRLSWPIEPVSVTSHFGERVHPIKGEVRDHLGVDLAARRGQAIAAAAPGVVLRAGWNGAHGYSVEVQHAERVLTRYSHLSRVLVETGEILERGDVLGLAGDTGLATGVHLHFELWEDGQPIDPLDGMGSPQEALAGDGTVSRR; this is encoded by the coding sequence TTGTTCCGCCCCGCTGCCCTCGCCCTTGTCGCGCTCTCCGCCGCCTGCGCCACGCCGCGTGCGGACAAGGTCAGTTTCGAGGAGGCGTTTGGCTCCGCTTCGACGTCTCCTCCGGCCGATGCCGCCCTGCCAGCCCCCGTGCGCCGGCCCAAGCGGATGCTCGCGGCACCCGGGGCGGAACTGCCATCCGCGCGGAAGTCCCTGGAACTGGAGGCCGCCTTGGCCTTCTTCGTGGACCAGGCCCGGGCGTACCGCCGGCAGGTGGAGCGTGGCAGTCCGATGACATCCTCCCAGGTGCAGAACTGGGAGCAGATCAACGGCGCCCTCGATGCCTTCCTCGAGCGTCCCGCGGCCAAGACGTCCTCGTTGGATGTCGTCCGGGCCCGGGTGACGTTGGAGTCGGAGCTGGCAGAGGATGCGCGCACCTACGGGGACATTCCTCCGGAGCTCGCCGAGGCGGTGATGAGCCGGGTCTCGCTGCTCGCGGTGCGCATGACGGAGGTGCGTGGGCTGCTGGTGAAGTCGTCGCGTCAAGCGCCGAGGCTCTCCTGGCCCATCGAGCCGGTCTCCGTGACGAGTCACTTCGGCGAGCGGGTCCACCCCATCAAAGGGGAGGTCCGGGACCACCTGGGGGTGGATCTCGCGGCCCGGCGGGGGCAGGCCATCGCCGCGGCGGCGCCGGGGGTGGTGCTGCGCGCGGGCTGGAATGGCGCCCACGGCTATTCGGTGGAGGTGCAGCACGCCGAGCGCGTTCTCACCCGGTACAGCCACCTGTCCCGCGTCCTGGTGGAGACCGGCGAGATTCTGGAGCGCGGCGACGTCCTGGGGCTCGCGGGGGACACGGGGCTGGCCACCGGGGTTCACCTGCACTTCGAGCTGTGGGAGGACGGCCAGCCGATCGACCCGCTCGATGGGATGGGCTCGCCCCAGGAGGCCCTGGCCGGAGATGGCACCGTCTCACGGCGGTAG
- a CDS encoding HU family DNA-binding protein, with protein sequence MTKAELVEVVAAQSRLTKKSAAEILDIVFSNIGKAVKRDARFSYPGFGTWSVRSRKARKIRNPQTNEMMKLKASKTIGFRPAKELKNSL encoded by the coding sequence ATGACCAAGGCAGAGCTCGTGGAGGTAGTGGCAGCGCAGTCGCGGCTGACGAAGAAGTCGGCGGCGGAGATCCTCGACATCGTCTTCAGCAATATCGGCAAGGCGGTGAAGCGGGATGCGCGCTTCAGCTACCCCGGCTTCGGGACCTGGTCCGTCCGCTCGCGCAAGGCGCGGAAGATTCGCAACCCCCAGACCAACGAGATGATGAAGCTGAAGGCCTCGAAGACCATCGGCTTCCGCCCGGCCAAGGAGCTGAAGAACTCCTTGTAG
- a CDS encoding right-handed parallel beta-helix repeat-containing protein — MRSRLLLLVLFWLTACRAPTSAPPTQARPAPVQGVWVNGAQSAGGDGSRERPFRTLAEALAIRPLPTVYVASGVYPGPVSLPPGAHLVGEGPGTVLKGEGQAPVVRAEGGGTLARMTLQGGTWGVESGGALRLEDVAFRGQQEGAVGVKAGRLVVQGARFEPGGQEAVGISVEGMSAVEVRGSTFSGPWRRGVHVQGGGEVLLEGVRFTGAETALDQEGGRGRLLRGTVEGGRGPGLLVRGGSIAIEAVTISGHEYGLAAQGASLEVRDFTSVRAQRAGMGLTRTTGRLQDIQVRESGSFGALQLVDSDLELRGFRIEDVDAYGVVATRGRLRVSKGHIARVRSSDGFTGEGLHLRGVKAQVEGLEVRDAKGAGVLAAQGTEVDVRDARLRGCKQAGLLVESLSEMQATEIEIHDTEGPALAVLRDGRLWVEALTASGLAEGLVWAECGGSTRVRLGLVRSTNLQGLSAPCVERVASPPVPDKARGGEGAPRVLPP, encoded by the coding sequence ATGCGCTCGCGCCTCCTGCTCCTCGTGCTGTTTTGGCTGACCGCCTGTCGCGCACCCACCTCCGCCCCGCCCACTCAGGCCCGCCCGGCCCCGGTGCAGGGGGTGTGGGTGAATGGCGCACAAAGCGCGGGGGGAGATGGCTCCCGGGAGCGGCCGTTCCGGACGCTCGCCGAGGCGCTGGCCATTCGGCCCTTGCCTACCGTGTACGTTGCGTCCGGCGTGTACCCGGGGCCGGTCTCCCTGCCACCGGGGGCACACCTCGTGGGGGAGGGCCCGGGCACCGTCTTGAAGGGGGAGGGGCAGGCCCCGGTGGTCCGCGCCGAGGGGGGAGGGACGTTGGCACGGATGACGCTCCAAGGAGGCACCTGGGGTGTGGAGAGCGGGGGCGCGCTGCGCTTGGAGGACGTCGCTTTTCGCGGGCAGCAGGAGGGCGCGGTGGGGGTGAAGGCAGGAAGGCTCGTGGTGCAGGGGGCGCGGTTCGAGCCTGGCGGCCAGGAGGCGGTGGGCATTTCCGTGGAGGGAATGTCCGCGGTGGAGGTCCGAGGGAGCACCTTCTCCGGACCCTGGCGCCGGGGCGTGCACGTCCAGGGGGGCGGGGAGGTCCTCCTGGAGGGCGTCCGCTTCACCGGGGCGGAGACGGCGCTGGACCAGGAAGGGGGCCGGGGAAGGCTCCTCCGGGGGACGGTGGAGGGAGGCCGGGGGCCGGGCCTGCTGGTGCGGGGGGGATCGATCGCCATCGAGGCGGTGACGATCTCCGGCCACGAGTACGGGCTCGCCGCCCAGGGCGCCTCGCTCGAGGTGCGGGATTTCACCTCGGTGCGCGCGCAGCGGGCGGGAATGGGGCTGACCCGGACCACCGGGCGTCTCCAGGACATCCAGGTGCGCGAGAGCGGGAGCTTCGGGGCACTGCAACTGGTGGACTCGGACCTGGAGCTTCGGGGCTTCCGGATCGAGGACGTGGACGCCTATGGCGTGGTGGCCACCCGGGGGCGCCTGCGGGTTTCGAAGGGGCACATTGCCCGGGTGCGTTCTTCCGATGGTTTCACGGGCGAGGGGCTGCACCTGCGGGGCGTGAAGGCGCAGGTGGAGGGGCTGGAGGTGCGTGACGCGAAAGGGGCGGGGGTGCTGGCGGCACAGGGCACCGAGGTGGACGTGCGTGACGCGCGCCTCCGTGGGTGCAAGCAGGCCGGGCTCCTGGTGGAGAGCCTGTCGGAGATGCAGGCCACGGAGATCGAGATTCATGACACGGAGGGGCCTGCCCTGGCGGTTCTGCGGGACGGACGACTCTGGGTGGAGGCCCTCACCGCGAGTGGGCTGGCCGAAGGGCTCGTGTGGGCCGAGTGTGGTGGGTCCACACGGGTGCGGCTCGGGCTCGTGCGGTCAACGAATCTCCAGGGCCTCTCGGCCCCCTGTGTCGAGCGCGTTGCGTCTCCTCCTGTGCCGGACAAGGCGCGCGGAGGAGAGGGCGCGCCCCGCGTCCTCCCACCGTGA
- a CDS encoding alpha/beta fold hydrolase: protein MHPEVWAHWGTLIVLLLILGNVLWVLGVRRLYRPRTVPPQLRRVRCQDGWEIAVHVRRAPVRRFEEPVLLCHGLSANRFTFDFAPPYSVAHYLAEAGFDCFSVEWRGTGHSRRPALGRRYTDFTVDDHIHQDGPALLEFALAETGAKRAFWLGHSLGALVGYGVAQGPHGPKLAGILALGAPVFLKSGPLLRALVGIGVRAAWPARFRQEWMSATLAPFLGYVTLPLSELLVNPQHIPPTLQRQVYANMMSSMSRKVLLQFRDWIEHDAFRSYDRTVDWRAGLSHLTQPMLVMGGSSDRLATPENVRKQYELLTCSDRTLHVFGRDRGDKMDYGHGDLIFGTGAPIEVYPLMGTWLQAHATPMPSPVDQTAEPPTLPA, encoded by the coding sequence ATGCATCCGGAAGTCTGGGCACATTGGGGGACACTCATCGTCCTCCTGCTCATCCTGGGAAACGTCCTCTGGGTGCTGGGTGTACGACGGTTGTACCGTCCCCGTACAGTCCCACCACAATTGCGGCGCGTTCGATGCCAGGACGGCTGGGAGATTGCCGTCCATGTCCGCCGCGCTCCCGTGCGGCGCTTCGAGGAACCCGTCCTTTTGTGCCACGGACTGTCGGCCAACCGATTCACGTTCGACTTCGCCCCGCCCTACTCCGTTGCCCACTACCTGGCCGAAGCGGGCTTCGACTGCTTCAGCGTGGAGTGGCGGGGCACGGGCCACTCCCGCCGCCCCGCCCTGGGACGGCGGTACACGGACTTCACCGTGGATGACCACATCCACCAGGATGGCCCGGCGCTGCTGGAGTTCGCCCTGGCCGAAACGGGCGCGAAGCGGGCCTTCTGGCTGGGCCACTCGCTGGGCGCGCTGGTGGGCTATGGCGTGGCCCAGGGCCCTCACGGGCCGAAGCTCGCGGGCATTCTGGCCCTCGGGGCGCCTGTCTTCCTCAAGTCGGGTCCCCTGCTGCGCGCCCTGGTCGGCATCGGGGTTCGCGCGGCCTGGCCCGCACGGTTCAGGCAGGAGTGGATGAGCGCCACGCTGGCGCCCTTCCTGGGCTACGTCACCCTGCCCCTGTCGGAGCTGCTCGTGAACCCCCAGCACATCCCGCCCACCCTCCAGCGGCAGGTCTACGCCAACATGATGTCGTCGATGAGCCGCAAGGTGCTGCTCCAGTTCCGGGACTGGATCGAACACGACGCTTTCCGCTCCTACGACCGCACCGTGGACTGGCGCGCGGGCCTGTCCCACCTCACCCAGCCCATGCTGGTGATGGGCGGCAGCAGCGACCGGCTCGCCACCCCGGAGAACGTCCGCAAGCAATACGAGTTGCTCACCTGCTCCGACCGCACGCTCCATGTGTTCGGCCGCGACCGAGGGGACAAGATGGACTACGGGCACGGCGATCTCATCTTCGGCACGGGCGCCCCGATCGAGGTGTACCCGCTCATGGGCACGTGGCTGCAGGCCCACGCCACCCCCATGCCCTCCCCTGTCGATCAAACCGCCGAGCCTCCCACCCTCCCCGCCTGA
- the pssA gene encoding CDP-diacylglycerol--serine O-phosphatidyltransferase, whose protein sequence is MKLRKLMFVLPNLFTVTSIFCGFYAITLCAGEATPVHLYQAALAILFAMFFDGCDGRVARLTKTQSDFGVQLDSLADVVSFGAAPALLVYKWALAPLGFLGLFISFTFAACGALRLARFNVIAARNPHGGGGSFFVGLPIPLAAGGLVSLIIAHHVVRGGEVSPSVQGPVAAAVMALALLMVSTVRYRTFKDLRLSKKSALVLMLVGVAGSVIATRSHPAYVLVAFSSVYLVLGLIESAFLVRRRFAARKVRAGAAGAAAVVLEEEDDEDEEDASPEDRPNFL, encoded by the coding sequence ATGAAGTTGCGGAAGCTGATGTTCGTTCTGCCGAACCTCTTCACCGTTACCTCCATCTTTTGTGGCTTCTACGCCATCACCTTGTGCGCGGGAGAAGCCACCCCCGTGCACCTCTATCAAGCCGCATTGGCGATCCTCTTCGCCATGTTCTTCGACGGGTGTGATGGACGTGTCGCCCGGCTGACGAAGACGCAGAGCGACTTCGGCGTGCAGCTCGACAGCCTGGCGGACGTGGTGTCCTTCGGTGCCGCGCCTGCCCTGCTGGTGTACAAGTGGGCGCTGGCCCCCCTGGGCTTCCTGGGCCTGTTCATCTCCTTCACCTTCGCCGCCTGCGGGGCGCTGCGGCTGGCGCGCTTCAATGTGATCGCCGCGCGCAATCCCCACGGCGGGGGAGGCAGCTTCTTCGTGGGCCTGCCCATCCCGCTGGCCGCGGGCGGGCTCGTGTCGCTGATCATCGCGCACCATGTGGTCCGGGGGGGCGAGGTGAGCCCCTCGGTGCAGGGACCGGTGGCGGCGGCGGTGATGGCGCTGGCCTTGCTGATGGTCTCCACCGTGCGGTACCGCACCTTCAAGGACCTGCGCCTCTCCAAGAAGTCCGCGCTCGTCCTGATGCTCGTGGGGGTGGCCGGCTCGGTCATCGCCACCCGGTCTCATCCTGCCTATGTGCTGGTGGCCTTCTCCTCCGTGTACCTGGTGCTGGGCTTGATCGAATCCGCCTTCCTGGTGCGCCGCCGGTTCGCCGCGCGCAAGGTGAGGGCGGGCGCCGCTGGGGCCGCCGCCGTCGTCCTCGAAGAGGAAGACGACGAGGACGAGGAGGACGCCAGCCCCGAGGACCGGCCGAACTTCCTGTAG
- a CDS encoding CinA family nicotinamide mononucleotide deamidase-related protein: MRVELLCTGDELVTGLITDTNSPWFEARLFELGVKVERVQLVGDVRPDITHALLEAAQRADVVLVSGGLGPTADDFTLECAAAALGVPLVEDARVVEWLQARYRNRSVPLTPSALRMARVPQGAEVVRNPAGSAPMVVLRLGRCRLFFVPGVPREYRALAEGEVLPRIRALLEAEPGRVYRAFRLLRTVGIPESQLDARVAPLSPLHPQVVFGFRTHAPENHVKLMASASSQAAADAALAAAEAACRELLGNSLFGVDDEAYPQALARLLTEAGATLATAESCSGGLIAQQLTEVPGASAFFIGGVVSYSEKMKMAWAGVPSEVLARHTAVSRQTAEAMAEGIRASCGTTYGLSVTGYAGPTGGTAEDPVGTVYCALAQEGHPTRCERFSLSGDRERVRLFAASSALELLRQALLTGGAAS; this comes from the coding sequence ATGCGCGTCGAGCTGCTGTGTACCGGTGATGAACTCGTCACCGGGCTGATCACCGACACCAACAGCCCTTGGTTCGAGGCCCGGCTTTTCGAGCTGGGGGTGAAGGTGGAACGGGTGCAACTCGTGGGAGACGTCCGCCCGGACATCACCCATGCCCTCCTGGAAGCCGCCCAGCGTGCGGATGTGGTGCTCGTCTCGGGAGGACTGGGGCCCACGGCGGACGACTTCACCCTGGAGTGCGCGGCCGCGGCCTTGGGTGTCCCGTTGGTGGAGGATGCCCGCGTGGTGGAGTGGCTCCAGGCGCGCTACCGGAACCGGAGCGTTCCCCTCACGCCCAGCGCCTTGCGCATGGCGCGCGTTCCCCAGGGGGCCGAGGTGGTTCGCAACCCCGCGGGCTCCGCCCCCATGGTCGTCCTCCGGTTGGGACGCTGCCGCCTCTTCTTCGTGCCAGGGGTGCCACGGGAGTACCGGGCGCTGGCGGAGGGGGAGGTGCTGCCGCGCATCCGGGCCCTCCTGGAGGCAGAGCCTGGGCGCGTGTACCGCGCCTTCCGGCTGCTGCGCACGGTGGGGATTCCCGAGTCCCAACTCGACGCGCGGGTGGCTCCCCTCTCTCCGCTGCACCCCCAGGTGGTGTTCGGCTTCCGGACCCATGCGCCGGAGAACCACGTCAAGCTGATGGCGTCTGCCTCCTCGCAGGCCGCGGCCGATGCGGCGCTCGCCGCGGCCGAGGCCGCTTGCCGCGAGCTGCTGGGCAACTCCCTGTTTGGGGTGGACGATGAGGCGTACCCGCAGGCCCTCGCCCGGCTGCTGACAGAGGCGGGAGCGACCCTGGCCACGGCGGAGAGCTGCTCCGGCGGGCTCATCGCCCAGCAGCTCACCGAAGTCCCCGGGGCGAGCGCCTTCTTCATCGGAGGCGTGGTCTCCTATTCGGAGAAGATGAAGATGGCGTGGGCGGGAGTGCCCTCCGAGGTGTTGGCGCGCCACACCGCCGTGTCGCGGCAGACGGCGGAAGCCATGGCCGAAGGGATTCGCGCCTCGTGCGGAACCACGTATGGCCTCTCGGTGACCGGCTATGCAGGCCCCACGGGGGGCACGGCCGAGGATCCGGTGGGCACCGTCTACTGTGCGCTCGCCCAGGAAGGGCACCCCACGCGGTGCGAGCGCTTTTCCCTCTCGGGAGACCGAGAGCGGGTGCGCCTCTTCGCGGCCTCCTCTGCCTTGGAGCTGCTGCGCCAGGCCCTGCTGACGGGAGGGGCCGCCTCATGA
- a CDS encoding DUF1285 domain-containing protein: MQPPTGQPPPGQRWHTREDSGIRLDAALRWWHDDRPVEHPKIIELFNSSLVLDEEGRYQLRIGKDWCYVQVEEAAYEVRTVDVTQDERVSVRLSDRTAEALDPATLTLGEDGVFRCRVKGARAQARFSRDAQYQLGELLEEGEDGRLFLRAGRRQMALPLSLGAPSA; encoded by the coding sequence ATGCAACCACCCACCGGCCAGCCCCCTCCCGGCCAGCGCTGGCACACGCGCGAGGACAGCGGTATCCGCCTCGATGCGGCCTTGCGCTGGTGGCACGACGATCGTCCCGTGGAGCACCCGAAGATCATCGAGCTCTTCAACAGCTCGCTCGTGCTCGATGAAGAGGGGCGCTACCAGCTGCGCATCGGCAAGGACTGGTGCTACGTCCAGGTCGAGGAGGCCGCCTACGAGGTGCGCACGGTGGACGTGACGCAAGACGAGCGTGTGTCCGTCCGCTTGAGCGATCGCACCGCCGAGGCCTTGGACCCCGCCACACTGACGCTGGGGGAAGACGGTGTCTTCCGGTGCCGGGTCAAGGGCGCGAGGGCCCAGGCCCGGTTCTCCCGCGATGCTCAGTACCAGCTGGGCGAACTGCTGGAGGAAGGGGAGGATGGCCGCCTCTTCCTCCGGGCGGGCCGACGCCAGATGGCGTTGCCCCTGTCGCTGGGCGCCCCTTCCGCCTAG
- the recA gene encoding recombinase RecA has translation MNKVAEKLKAVAAAVAAIEKQFGKGAVMALGGEAQEQKVAVIASGSVSLDRALGVGGYPRGRVVELFGNESSGKTSLSLHAIAQVQASGGVAAFIDAEHALDVNYARKLGVRVEELLISQPDTGEQALEITEQLVRSGAVDLIVVDSVAALVPRAEIEGEMGDAHMGVQARLMSQALRKLTGAVSRSGTCIIFINQIRMKIGVMFGNPETTTGGNALKFYSSVRLEIRRTGNLKEGESIIGTRARVKVVKNKLAPPFQEAEFDLLYGVGIHRAGEVLDLGVQLGFIEKSGSHFSLRGERIGQGRERATDWLREHPQALEALATELAGTAPPLAALPGPAEAVA, from the coding sequence ATGAACAAGGTGGCGGAGAAGCTGAAGGCAGTGGCGGCAGCGGTGGCGGCAATCGAGAAGCAGTTCGGCAAGGGGGCGGTGATGGCGCTGGGCGGCGAGGCGCAGGAGCAGAAGGTGGCGGTCATCGCATCGGGCTCGGTGAGCCTGGACCGGGCCCTGGGGGTGGGCGGCTACCCTCGTGGACGGGTGGTGGAGCTCTTCGGCAACGAGTCCTCTGGGAAGACGAGCCTCAGCTTGCACGCCATCGCGCAGGTGCAGGCCTCGGGCGGGGTGGCGGCGTTCATCGACGCCGAGCACGCGCTGGACGTCAACTACGCACGCAAGCTGGGGGTGCGCGTGGAGGAGCTGCTCATCTCTCAGCCCGACACCGGCGAGCAGGCGCTGGAAATCACCGAGCAGCTCGTGCGCTCCGGGGCGGTGGACCTCATCGTGGTGGACTCGGTGGCGGCCCTGGTGCCTCGCGCGGAGATCGAAGGCGAGATGGGGGATGCGCACATGGGCGTGCAGGCCCGGCTGATGAGCCAAGCCCTGCGCAAGCTCACCGGCGCGGTGAGCCGCTCAGGCACGTGCATCATCTTCATCAACCAGATCCGCATGAAGATCGGCGTGATGTTCGGCAACCCGGAGACGACCACGGGCGGCAACGCGCTGAAGTTCTACTCATCGGTGCGGCTGGAGATCCGCCGCACGGGCAACCTCAAGGAGGGCGAGAGCATCATCGGCACGCGCGCGCGCGTGAAGGTGGTGAAGAACAAGCTGGCGCCCCCCTTCCAGGAGGCGGAGTTCGATCTGTTGTACGGCGTGGGCATCCACCGCGCGGGGGAGGTGCTGGACCTGGGGGTCCAACTGGGCTTCATCGAGAAGTCCGGCAGCCACTTCAGCCTGCGTGGGGAGCGGATTGGCCAGGGCCGCGAGCGGGCCACCGACTGGCTGCGCGAACATCCCCAGGCCCTGGAGGCCCTGGCCACCGAGCTGGCGGGGACGGCCCCCCCCCTGGCCGCGCTGCCCGGACCCGCCGAGGCGGTGGCCTAG